CGGCACGGCCTCGGCAAGGATACGCAGGCGCACACCGCTGGCGCAGGCGACCTCGTCCGCGTGGCCGAGTAACCCGAAGCCGGTCACGTCGGTGAGCGCCGTCGCGTCCGCCGCCCGCGCGGCGAGCGAGGCGCCGCGGTTGAGCTGCAGCATCGAGGCCACGGCCGCATCGAGATCGGCGGCCGCCAGTTTGCCATCCTTGAGGCTGGAGCAGAGCACGCCGGTGCCCAGCGCCTTGGTCAGGTAGAGGCGGTCGCCCGCCCGCGCGCCGCCCTTGGTCAGGATGCGCTGCGGGTGCACGCTGCCGGTCACGGCGAGGCCGTACTTCGGCTCCGGGTCGTAGATCGAGTGCCCGCCCGCGACCACACCGCCGGCCTCGCGCACCTTCTCGGCGCCGCCGCGGAAGATCTCCGCGACCACCTCTTCCGGCATCGTCTCGGGGAAGGCGGCGATGTTGAGCGCGAACAGCACCTCGCCGCCCATCGCGTAGATGTCGCTCATCGCGTTGGCGGCGGCCACGGCGCCGAACTGATAGGGGTCGTCCAGCACCGGGGCAAAGAAATCCAGCGTCTGCACGATCGCCTGCGCGTCGTTCAAACGGTAGACGGCGGCGTCGTCCGCGACCTGCAGGCCGACCAGCAGATCGGGGGCGTTCACGCCGGCGAAGGCAGCGGTCAAGGGGCGCAGCACCTGCGCCAGGGCTCCGGGCCCAACCTTGGAGGCTCAACCGCCGCAGGAGACGAGCGAAGTCAGCCGAACTGGCGCGCTGGTCACGGACGATCACCCCCTTTCCGGCGAACTCTGCGCCACGCGGGCGCCTGCAGCGATCGTACGGGGACGGCTGCCGCGCGGCAAGCTGCTGCCGGGCGGTCAACTGCTCGCGCTGAGCGCAACTGTCGCGTGGCGAAAGCGCGAGACGGCGGTTGACTTCTCGGTGGATGTCTCCATATACTTAAGTATGTAATTAACTATCAGGACGGCGCGTGGGCGAGTTCGAACCGCGGCGGCGGAGCGCCATTCCGCCGTGGAACGGCCCCCTGTGCGGGTTGCCGCCAGCGCCGCGATGAAAGGAACCAGCGATGCCAAAGCTGCGCGTACACAACTTCTCGATCTCTCTGGACGGCTACGGAGCCGGCCCCAGGCAGGATCTCGACAACCCGCTGGGCGTGGGTGGCCCGCGGCTGCACGAGTGGGCGTTCGCCACTCGCACCTTCCAGAGGATGTTCGGCACGGGCGGCGGCGCCGCGGGGCTCGACGACGAGTTCGCCGCACGGGGCGACGCCGGCATCGGCGCCACGATCATAGGGCGCAACATGTTCGGTCCAATCCGCGGACCGTGGAGCGACGACCAGTGGAAGGGCTGGTGGGGAGACAACCCGCCGTACCATCACCCGGTCTTCGTGCTCACCCACTATCCGCGCCCCTCGATCACGATGCAGGGCGGCACGACGTTCCATTTCGTACCCGATGGCATCGAGGCCGCGCTGAAGCAGGCATACGCTGCCGCGGACGGCAGGGACGTGCGGCTCGGCGGCGGCGCGGCCACCATTCAGCAATACCTCCGCGCCGGCCTGATCGACGAAATGCACTTTGTAATCGTGCCGATCCTGCTCGGCAGCGGCGAGCGGCTCTTCGACCGTCTCGACGGCGGCCCGCATGGCTACGAGTGCGTCGAGCACGTCAGCTCGCCCGCCGTCACGCACGTCCGCCTCGCGCGGACGGCGACGGGGCCGCGGCCCTGAGCGCCCTCTGCGCGATCACTTGCGGTCCTCCGTGCGGTCTGCCGCCGCATTCCTGCCGCGATCGCTCGTCGCTATAGTGGATGCAGGCGGGTGCATCGATGGCGAATGCCCGGGCTGCGGACTTTGAGGTGGCGGTAGTGGGCGCCGGGCCGGCCGGGGCGACGGCGGCGCGCGGGCTGGCCGCGGCCGGGGCTCGCGTTGCGCTGATCGAGCGGGCACGGCTGCCGCGCTACAAGAGCTGCGCCGGCGGCATCCCCCTGCGCACGGCCGCGCTGCTGCCGCCAGGGGTGGATAGCGTTGTCGAGGACTCGGTGCGCGGCCTCAACGTCAGTTATCTCGGCCGCGGGCGCTTCACACGCTGGTCCAGGCGGCCGTTCGCCCTCATGGTGATGCGCGACCGCTTCGACAATTTCTTGGCTGAGAGTGCAGCGGAGGCGGGCGCGGAGGTACTCGCCGGCAGCCCGGTGAGCGCTGTCGAGCGAGACGGCGCGGGTTTCATGCTCACGGTCGGCGGGCAGCGCTTGAGCTCACGCTTCGTGATCGGCGCCGACGGGGCGAACAGCGGTGTGGCGCGCGCCGCGGGTCTCGGCGCCGGCCTGGCACAGAGCGTGGCGCTGGAGGCCGAAGTCTGCGGCCGGCCCGGCGATCTCGACCGCTGGCGAGGCACGGTCAACATCGATTTCGGCTACCGGCCCTGGGGCTACGGCTGGGTCTTTCCCAAGCAAGCGCGTCTCTCGATCGGGCTGGTGCTGCCGCCGGGCGGCGGGCCGGACCTGCGCTCGCACCTGCAGGTCTATCTTGGCCGCCTCGGGCTCGCCGATGCAGAGATCGAGCGCGTGGTCGGTCACAAGCTGCTCTTCCGGCGCGGGCGCGAGCCGATCGCCGGCGACGGCGTGCTGCTGGCCGGCGACGCTGCCGGGCTGGCCGACGAGTTTACCGAAGAAGGCATCTACTATGCCGTGCGCAGCGGCGGACTGGCGGCGCAGGCGGTACTGCGGGCGCTTGGCGCCGGGCAGACCTCGCTCGTCGGCTACGAACGCGCGATTGACCGCTTGATCATGCCTGAGCTGCGCGCGGCACGGCGCATCGCGATCATGTTCTATCTCTCGCTGCGTCGCGCCACGCGGCCGATGCTCTGGCTCAGCGAGCGTGTGAGCTACTTCTGGAACGCCTTCTTTCGCATCCAGCAGGGCGCGTCGAGCTACGATCGCGAGCTGCGCCGCGCCTTCTGGCTGCGGCCGTTCCTGTCGCTGGTGGACCGTGCCGCCCTCGGTTGATGCCGTGATGGCACGGCTGCACGGCAGCTATGGCGAGCTGCGCTGGCGCCCGCACCACGACGCGATCTCCGAGCTGGTGCTGACCATCCTCTCGCAGCACACGGCCGATCGCGCCTCCGGCCGCGCCTTCTCCGAGCTGCTGGCCACCTTTCCCGGCTGGGACGCGATCCGGGAGGCCGATCCTTCGGCCATCGCCCGTGCGGTGCGCTGGGCCGGCCTCTCCGAGATGAAGGCGCCGCGCATCAAGGCCGTGCTGCAGCGCGTGCAGGCGGAACGCGGCGGCTACGATCTCAGCTTCCTCGGCGATCCGAAGCTGCCGCTGGACGAAGCGCGGGCCTGGCTGATGGATCTGCCCGGCGTGGGGCCGAAGACCGCGGCGTGCGTGCTGATGTTCGCGCTGGGCCGGCCGGCGCTGCCGGTAGACACGCACGTCTACCGCGTGGGCCAGCGGCTCGGCTTCATCCCGCCGAGGATGAGCGCGGACAAGGCGCACGCCCACCTCGAAGCCCTGGTGCCCGAATCACAGGTCTATGCCTTCCACGTCGGCCTGATCAAGCACGGCCGCCACGTCTGTTACGCCCAGCGCCCGAACTGCGCCGGCTGCGTCCTGAACGACATCTGCCCCAGCGCCTTCACGTTCGGCAACGCGCCAGCGGCGGTACGCAACTGATTCACTGCTGCTCGGCTTCAGCGGCCGTTACGCCCCGCAGCCGAGCTGCCGCGAGGTGAGCCACTGGTTCAGCGTCTGGCCGGATTGCACGAACTGCTGTGCGGCGCCGGTACCGATGTAGCGGTAGTGCCAGGGTTCGTACTCGTAACCGGTCTGCGCCTCTTTGCCCTCGGGGTAGCTCAGCACAAAGCCGAACTCCGCCGCGTGCTGCGCCAGCCAACGGCCCTCCGGCGTGGCGGCGAATGACTGGTTCAGGTCGAAGTCGAGGCCGCGCGTGGTGAAATCGATCGCCAGGCCGAGCTGGTGCTCGCTGTGTCCGGGGCGGGCGCTCTCGCGATCGGCCTGCGCCTGGCCGACACTGTTCACCTCCTGCTGGTAGACCTGGCTCTGGTACTGGTACGAGCGGTAGGCCGACTGTGCGAGGAAGAAGATGTTCTGCGCCCGCGCCGCCTCCAGCATGCTATGCAGTGCGCCGTCCGCCTCCTTGCGCAGCTGCACCACGGTCGGCGAGCCGGGCGAGGCGTCCTTCGGCTCAACGTTGACCAGGTCCGGCGGCAGATAGTCGTCGGGCAGGGCGTGGTCCTTGTCCACCAGCCGCAGCAGATCGGACGGGGCACAGGTCGCCTGCGGCGTGGGCGACACGGGCGCGAAGCCGCCCACGCCTGGCGTTGCGCCGGGGCGCGGCGAGCCGCCGCGGGATCCGGCCGCGGCGCGGCTACTGGGTGCGGCAGGCGCGGCGCCGGCCGTGGGCTGTGCGTCGTTCCTCGCCTTCGGCTGCTTGCCGCCAGAGCTGCAGATGCTGACCAGCAGAAACGCGGCGGCCAAGAGCACGATTGCGACGGCGAGCAGCCGAAGTGGGAAGCGACGGCGGGAGCGGCGGTGAGCGGGCGGCAGATTACTGCGGCGGGTCTGCGGCATGCCGCTATTATACTGTTACAGATCGAGCCGGCCCAACGGCGCCGGCATGGAGGACGCGATGCCAACCGTCGAAGAGATGCAGGCCGAGATCGAACGCCTGAAGCAGGAGAACCAGCAACTGAAGACCGGCGCGAGGCGCGGCGTCTCGCTCAAAGTCTCGGAGAAAGGCGGCCTCAGCGTCTACGGCCTCGGCCGCTTCCCAGTGACGCTCTACCCGGAGCAGTGGGAGACGCTGCTGGGCATGGCCGACCAGATCAACGCATTTATCAAGGAGAATCGAGCCAAGCTCAAGTGGAAAGAATAGGGCAAAGGGCGGACGAACGAGACTCCGCATGCCGGCCCGAGCGCACGCGAGCTGACGCCCCAGCCCTGCCGCAGATCACGCGCGCACATCCGTGATCAGGGCCGCGGCGTCCGTGCGGTCTGGCTCGGTTGCGCGCGGCGGTTCATGTTCGTCCTCGGCAATCACGGCGCCGAAACGGTCACTCTTCACGAACAGCAGCGCCACGAGCGTGCCGATCAGCAGCACGGCCGCGTTCACGTACAGCGTCTCGGAGAAGCCATGGACGAAGGCCGTCGTGGCCGCGGCGCGGGCGCGCTCCGCCACATCGGGCGCCAGGCCGATTACGGCCTTGACGCCGCCGCCCGCCACCTGCTGCCCCAGCGGCGTGAGCCGGTCGCCAAGACCGAGGCCCGCGGCCTTCTCCACGAACTGGCTGCTGACCAGGTGGCTGAACAGCGCCCCTAACGCCGCCACGCCGAGCAGGCCGCCCACCTGCCGCATCGTGTTGACGACGCCCGAAGCGGCGCCCGAGCGCTCGCGCGGCACCGAACCCATCACCGCGGCCATCGCCGGCGTCGTCACCAGTCCCTGGCCGATGCCGTTCAACAACAGGGCCGGCAGCAAGCCCGCGTAGCTCGTCGTCGCGGTCCAGCGCGTGGCCAGCAGCAGCGAAACGGCCAGCAGGAACATGCCGGCGGCCAGCGGGTTGCGCGGCCCGAAGCGATCGGTGATGCGGCCGGCGAAGGGCGCCACCAAGGCGACGATCAGCGTCTCCGGCAGCAGCCGCAGTCCCGCTTCCAGGGCGCTGTAGCCCAGCAGATCCTGCAAGTAGAGGCTCAGCAGGAAGTAGTAGGCGAACATGCTGAAGGTCGAAGCGAAGATCGCCACGTTCGCGCCGGAGAAAGTTGGCAGGCGGAAGAAGCGCAGATCGAGCAGTGCATGCCGCGTGCGCGCCTCGTTCAGCGCGAACAGCAGCAGCAAGAGCACGCCGCCGCCCATCATGCCGAGGGTGAAGAGGGAGGTCCAACCCTTGCTGTCGCCCTCGATGAAGGCGATCGAGAGCGCCAGCAGCGCCAGGGTGATCAGGCCGACGCCGGCCACGTCGATGCGTCGCGACGCCGTCTCGTCCGTGCTCTCCCGCACCGTGTACATACCGATGATCACCGTGCAGACGCCGACCGGCACGTTGACCCAGAAGATCGATTGCCAGGTCGCCTTCTCGACGAGCACGCCGCCGACCACCGGTCCCAGCGCGATCGCCAGACTGCTGACGCCGGACCAGATGCCGATGGCGGCGCCGCGCTCGGGGCCGTCGAAGCTCTGCGTGATGATCGAGAGTGTGCCGGGGATCAGCATGGCGCCGCCGACGCCCTGCAAGGCCCGTGCGGCGATCAGGAAGCCGATATCCTGCGCCAGCCCGCCCATCGCCGATCCAAGGGTGAAAACCGCCACGCCGGCCAGCACCACGCGCTTGCGGCCGAACAGATCGCCGAAGCGCCCGCCGCTGACCAGCAGCACCGCCAGCGCCAGCGTGTAGGCGTCGAGCACCCATTGCAGATCGGAGAGGCTGGCAGAGAGCCCGCGCTGGATCGAGGGTAATGCCACGTTGACGATCGTGGCATCCAAAAAGGTCATCGCCATGGCGAGGCACATGGCGCCGAGCGTCCACCAGCGGCGGGGGTCGACGGCGCCGGCCCGCTCCGCGTGCACCGGTTGCATACACATTCACCTGGAGTGATACGCGCGCGGTCGCGTTCACTGCAGATTGTGTAGGATCGGTCTGAGCCTCCGCCACGTACCGTAGTCCGGCCGCGCACGATCGCTGGCCGGTTGCGGCTAACGCGGGGAGGCCGCCGGCACACGGGAGAAGCTGCCGTGCCACTGTACGATGCGACGCTGCCGCTCACACCCGAGATGGCGACCTGGCCGGGCGAGCCGGGGCCGGAGCGCACGCTGATCAAGAGCATCGACAAGGGCGACCCGGCCAACGTCTCCAAGCTCACGCTCGGCGTGCACACCGGCACCCACGTCGATGCGCCGGTGCACTTCATTCCCGGCGCGGGCGGCATCGAGACCGTGCCGCTGGGCGCCCTCATCGGGCCGGGCCTGGTCTGCGACGTGGGCGAGGCGCTGGCCGTCACGGCCGCGCTGCTGGAGTCGCTGCACATCCCGGCCGGCACGGAGCGCCTGCTATTCAAGTCGCGCAACAGCGGCTTCCTGCATGACCGGCAGTTCCACCAGGACTTCACCTACATCGCCCACGACGCGGCGCACTGGCTGGTGGCGCACGGCATTCGCCTCGCCGGCATCGACTATCTCTCGGTCGAGCAGTTCGGCGCGGAACCAGAGACGCACCGCACGCTGCTCGGCGCGGGCGTGGCGGTGGTGGAAGGCGCCAACCTGCGCGAGGTGCCCGCCGGATCCTACACGATCATGGCGCTGCCGATCCGGCTCGTCGGCAGCGACGGCGGTTCGGCTCGGCTGGTGCTGCAAGGCTGACGACTGAGCGAGGAGGAGGCCCCGAGATGAGTGATGCACTCCAGACCGTGCAGGAGTTCTGCGCGGCCTGGTCAAAGCTGGACGCGGAGCTGCTGCTCGGCTACTTCGCCGAGGACGCGGTCTACCACAACATTCCCATGCAGCCGATGCACGGACGCGAGGCCATTGGCGGCTTCCTGCGCCGGTTCACAGGGCAGGCGAGCGCGGCGCAGTTCGAGATGCTGCACATCGCCGCCAGCGGCGATACGGTGCTGACCGAGCGCATCGACCGCTTCACCCTGGGCGAGCGACGGATCGCGCTGCCGGTGATGGGCGTCTTCGAGCTGCGCGACGGCAAGATCGCCGCCTGGCGCGACTACTTCGACCTGACCGACTGGCAGAAACAGTCGCGCGGTTGAGTGGGAGGCGCCTCGTGACGCAGGCGACGTTCGCCTCGCTGCCGGGCGCGGACGGCGCCCGTTCGCCGCTGGATTCCGCCCTGCTCGCCGCGGGTGCCGGCAAGGATCAGGTCGAGCTTTATCTGCGCACCTTCGGCACGCTGCTGCGCAGCTCGGGCGAGCTGCGCCTGCGCACGCTCGAGGCCACGCACATCGGCATGCACTCCAGCCTGCATTCAGGCGCGGGGCTTGCCGAGCCCGACCTCGGCGCCTTTATCTATGCCACGCAGCGACTGCCCTCCGTGATGCCGCGCGTGCGCCATGTGGTTATGGGCCAGACGCCGGAGAGCTTCGCGCAGGCGCTGGGGGAAGACGTTGGCGCCTGGCAGCAGGTGGCGGCGCCGGGCCGGCGACGGCGCTGCCACTTCGACGGGCGCGACTGCCTGGCCGTCTTCATCGCCAGCCAGTCGGACGTGGACGACCTGATCCCCACGCTGGTGGCCTGGCAGATCGAGTGGAACAAGCTGCACGCCCTGCTGCGCGGTTTCGCCACGGGCAATGGCCACGGCAGCGAGCCGGAGGCGGAGCCCTGGCGCCTGTTCGGCGGCGTGGCGGACGACTGGCGTCGCCTGCAGGCGATCTGGGGAACAGGGTTTACGGCGCTGCTTGCCGACGTGGCGCGCGGCGACCTCAACCTGACGGTGCGGATGCTGGGCGGCACACACGTCGGCTACGCGCAGGCGACGGCGCGCTGGTGGCAGCCGATCGCCAACGCGATCGCGCGTGAGGGGCTGGACGGCCGTCCGATCTACTTCGTCTCCAGCAACACGCACAGCCTCGTCAACCTTCTCTCTGGCGTGGCGCTGCGCCACCAGGAGGCGATCATCGAGCACGTCGAGCAGGCGGGCGAGCGGGAGCTGGCCGAGGAGCTGGCGAAGCTGCGCTCCGGCGCCAGCCGCGGCAACTGGCACAACTTCCTCTATTACGCGGCCCGCAGCTTCTTCCGCGAGCGGCCCGAACGCCAGCAGTTGCGCCTGCGCGAGGAGCACGCCCGTGGCATCGCCTTCGTGCCGCCGCACGCCGCGATCGAAGTGGCGGCGCAGATCATTGCGCTCGACCGCCTGCACCCGAAGGACCTCGACCCGCGACTCGGCACCCTCTCCGCCGCGCGGCTGCGGGCAAGCCGGGCGATCGTCGTCAACATCGATTACCCGCTGGGCATGGCGGCCTACAACATCATGCGCGCGGTGATGGAGCGCACGGGGGAGCTGCGCGGCGTCTACGTGTTGGGCAAGGCGGCCACGCTCAACGCCAGCGTAGGCGACGTGATGATCCCCGACGTCGTGCACGACGAGCACTCGATGAACACCTACTGGCTGGACAACTGCTTCAGCTACGAAGACGTCGGCCCGTTCCTGGTCTTCGGTTCGGCGCTGGATCACCAGCGGGCGGTAACGGTGAAGGGCACGTTTTTGCAGAACAAGGGCTATCTCGACCTCTACCACCGCGAGAGCTACACGGCGGTGGAGATGGAGGCAGGGCCATACTTGGACGCGCTCTACGAGGGAGCGCGGGCCGACCGCTATCCCGAAGGCCAGAGCATCAACTTCGCCAAGCTGCCCTTCGACCTCGGTGTGATCCACTACGCCTCCGACACGCCCTATACCCAGGCGCGTACGCTCGGCGCGCGGGCGCTGGACTACCGCGGCATCGACTCGACCTACGCCTCAGCCGTCGCCATCCTGCGGCGTGTGCTGGTGCGAGAGGGGGTGACCGCCGCGGCAGAACCCGCGAACCCCTGACGCCAATCGATCGCACGACCGGGCACGACTGTTACTGTTCCGCCTCTCTCGCGTCGCTTCCGAAC
This region of Dehalococcoidia bacterium genomic DNA includes:
- the nth gene encoding endonuclease III, with amino-acid sequence MARLHGSYGELRWRPHHDAISELVLTILSQHTADRASGRAFSELLATFPGWDAIREADPSAIARAVRWAGLSEMKAPRIKAVLQRVQAERGGYDLSFLGDPKLPLDEARAWLMDLPGVGPKTAACVLMFALGRPALPVDTHVYRVGQRLGFIPPRMSADKAHAHLEALVPESQVYAFHVGLIKHGRHVCYAQRPNCAGCVLNDICPSAFTFGNAPAAVRN
- a CDS encoding limonene-1,2-epoxide hydrolase family protein; translated protein: MSDALQTVQEFCAAWSKLDAELLLGYFAEDAVYHNIPMQPMHGREAIGGFLRRFTGQASAAQFEMLHIAASGDTVLTERIDRFTLGERRIALPVMGVFELRDGKIAAWRDYFDLTDWQKQSRG
- a CDS encoding M15 family metallopeptidase, with product MPQTRRSNLPPAHRRSRRRFPLRLLAVAIVLLAAAFLLVSICSSGGKQPKARNDAQPTAGAAPAAPSSRAAAGSRGGSPRPGATPGVGGFAPVSPTPQATCAPSDLLRLVDKDHALPDDYLPPDLVNVEPKDASPGSPTVVQLRKEADGALHSMLEAARAQNIFFLAQSAYRSYQYQSQVYQQEVNSVGQAQADRESARPGHSEHQLGLAIDFTTRGLDFDLNQSFAATPEGRWLAQHAAEFGFVLSYPEGKEAQTGYEYEPWHYRYIGTGAAQQFVQSGQTLNQWLTSRQLGCGA
- a CDS encoding dihydrofolate reductase family protein yields the protein MPKLRVHNFSISLDGYGAGPRQDLDNPLGVGGPRLHEWAFATRTFQRMFGTGGGAAGLDDEFAARGDAGIGATIIGRNMFGPIRGPWSDDQWKGWWGDNPPYHHPVFVLTHYPRPSITMQGGTTFHFVPDGIEAALKQAYAAADGRDVRLGGGAATIQQYLRAGLIDEMHFVIVPILLGSGERLFDRLDGGPHGYECVEHVSSPAVTHVRLARTATGPRP
- a CDS encoding geranylgeranyl reductase family protein, which translates into the protein MANARAADFEVAVVGAGPAGATAARGLAAAGARVALIERARLPRYKSCAGGIPLRTAALLPPGVDSVVEDSVRGLNVSYLGRGRFTRWSRRPFALMVMRDRFDNFLAESAAEAGAEVLAGSPVSAVERDGAGFMLTVGGQRLSSRFVIGADGANSGVARAAGLGAGLAQSVALEAEVCGRPGDLDRWRGTVNIDFGYRPWGYGWVFPKQARLSIGLVLPPGGGPDLRSHLQVYLGRLGLADAEIERVVGHKLLFRRGREPIAGDGVLLAGDAAGLADEFTEEGIYYAVRSGGLAAQAVLRALGAGQTSLVGYERAIDRLIMPELRAARRIAIMFYLSLRRATRPMLWLSERVSYFWNAFFRIQQGASSYDRELRRAFWLRPFLSLVDRAALG
- a CDS encoding cyclase family protein; translated protein: MPLYDATLPLTPEMATWPGEPGPERTLIKSIDKGDPANVSKLTLGVHTGTHVDAPVHFIPGAGGIETVPLGALIGPGLVCDVGEALAVTAALLESLHIPAGTERLLFKSRNSGFLHDRQFHQDFTYIAHDAAHWLVAHGIRLAGIDYLSVEQFGAEPETHRTLLGAGVAVVEGANLREVPAGSYTIMALPIRLVGSDGGSARLVLQG
- the selD gene encoding selenide, water dikinase SelD; translation: MTSAPVRLTSLVSCGGUASKVGPGALAQVLRPLTAAFAGVNAPDLLVGLQVADDAAVYRLNDAQAIVQTLDFFAPVLDDPYQFGAVAAANAMSDIYAMGGEVLFALNIAAFPETMPEEVVAEIFRGGAEKVREAGGVVAGGHSIYDPEPKYGLAVTGSVHPQRILTKGGARAGDRLYLTKALGTGVLCSSLKDGKLAAADLDAAVASMLQLNRGASLAARAADATALTDVTGFGLLGHADEVACASGVRLRILAEAVPALPGALEAIRAGVRTGGSNRNEAYVAARVDLASDLPRELVELLYDPQTSGGLLATLPADRAGDFEAACREQGVRCWQIGEALSGAGLQVVR
- a CDS encoding MFS transporter codes for the protein MQPVHAERAGAVDPRRWWTLGAMCLAMAMTFLDATIVNVALPSIQRGLSASLSDLQWVLDAYTLALAVLLVSGGRFGDLFGRKRVVLAGVAVFTLGSAMGGLAQDIGFLIAARALQGVGGAMLIPGTLSIITQSFDGPERGAAIGIWSGVSSLAIALGPVVGGVLVEKATWQSIFWVNVPVGVCTVIIGMYTVRESTDETASRRIDVAGVGLITLALLALSIAFIEGDSKGWTSLFTLGMMGGGVLLLLLFALNEARTRHALLDLRFFRLPTFSGANVAIFASTFSMFAYYFLLSLYLQDLLGYSALEAGLRLLPETLIVALVAPFAGRITDRFGPRNPLAAGMFLLAVSLLLATRWTATTSYAGLLPALLLNGIGQGLVTTPAMAAVMGSVPRERSGAASGVVNTMRQVGGLLGVAALGALFSHLVSSQFVEKAAGLGLGDRLTPLGQQVAGGGVKAVIGLAPDVAERARAAATTAFVHGFSETLYVNAAVLLIGTLVALLFVKSDRFGAVIAEDEHEPPRATEPDRTDAAALITDVRA